ttgttgccgcaccagttcaccagattctctatctcattcctgtactctgtctcattgtttgagatccgacccactacggtggtgtcgtcagcaaacttaagaggcaaatggtgtgttggccttgattgcaagaggacttgagtacaggagcaaggacgTCTCACTGCAGCTGTCCAGGGCCTTACTGAGACCATAGCTGGAGTATTGGGTGCCGTCCGGGTCCACGAAAGCAGATACTGGTGTCAGGAAGTGGGGTAGTTTCGGGAAGTGGGGTTAGTTTCAGGAAGTGGGGGTAGTTTCGGGAAGCGGGGGTAGTTTCGGGAAGCGGGGATAGTTTCGGGAAGCGGTAATTTCGGGAAGCGGGGGTAGTTTTGCGAAGCGGAATTAGTTTTGGGAAATGGGGATAGTTTCGGGAAGCGGGGGTAGTTTCGGGAAGCGGGGATAGTTTCGGGAAGCGGTAATTTCGGGAAGCGGGGGTAGTTTTGCGAAGCGGAATTAGTTTTGGGAAATGGGGATAGTTTCGGGAAGCGGGGGTAGTTTCAGGAACTGGGGTTAGTTTCGGGAAGcggggatagagtcatagaggtttacagcatggaaacaggcccttcagcccaacttgtccatgctgccctttttttaaaaaacccctaagctagtcccaattgcccgtatttggcccatatccctctatatccatcgtacccatgtaactatctaaatgctttttaaaagacaaaattgtacccgcctctactactacctctggcagcttgttccagacactcaccaccctctgtgtgaaacaattgcccctctggacacttttgtatctctcccctctcaccttaaacctatactctctagttttagactcccctacctttaggaaatgatattgactatctagctgatctgtgcccctcattattttatagacctctataagatcacccctcagcctcctacgctccagagaaaaaagtcccagtctatgcagcctctacttctaactcaatccatcgagtcccggtagcatcctagtaaatcttttctgcactctttctagtttaataatatcctttctataatagggtgaccagaattgcacacagtattctaagtgtggccgcaccaatgtcttgtacaacttcaacaagacatcccaactcctgtattcaatgttccaaccgatgaaaccaagcatgccgaatgccttcttcaccactctgtccacctgtgactccactttcaaggagctatgaacatgtacccctagatctcttgttctgtaactctcctcaacgcactaccattaactgagtaagtcctgccctggttcaatctaccaaaatgcatcaccttgcatttgtctaaattaaactccatctgccattcgtcagcccactggcccaattgatcaagatccctttgcaattggagatacctttcttcactgtccaccatgccaccaattgtagtgtcatctgcaaacttactaaccatgccccatatattctcatccaaaacattaatataaatgacgaataacagtgggcccagcactgatccctgaggcacaccgctggtcacaggcctccagtttgaaaaacaactctctacaaccaccctctggcttctgtcaagaaaccaattttgtatccatttagatacctcaccctggatcccgtgagatttaactttatgcaacaacctaccatgcggtaccttgtcaaaggccttgctaaagtccatgttgacaacatcaactgcactgccctcatctaccttcttggttaccccttcaaaaaaactcaattaaatttgagagacatgattttccactcacaaagccatgctgactgtccctaatcagtccttacatagacatagaacagtacagcacagaacaggcccttcggcccacgatgttgtgccgaccttcatctgaaaccaagatcaagctatcccactccctaccatcctgatgtgctccatgtgcctatccaataaccgcttaaatgttcctaaagtgtctgactccactatcactgcaggcagtccattccacaccccaaccactctctgcgtgaagaatctacctctgatatccttccaatatctcccaccatgaaccctatagttatgcccccttgtaatagctccatccacccgaggaaatagtctttgaacgttcactcgatctatccccttcatcattttataaacctctattaagtttcccctcaatctcctccgctccagagagaacagccccagctccctcaacctttcctcataagaccgacactccaaaccaggcagcatcctggtaaatctcctctgcactctttccagcgcttccacatccttcttatagtaaggtgaccagaactgcacgcaatattccaaatgcggtctcaccaaggtcctgtacagttgcagcataaccccacggctcttaaactccaaccccctgttaataaaagctaacacactatatgccttcttcacagctctatccacttgagtggcaacctttagagatctgtggatatggaccccaagatctctctgttcctccacagtcttcagaaccctacctttgaccctgtaatccacatttaaattagtcctaccaaaatgaatcacctcacatttatcagggttaaactccatttgccatttttcagcccagctttgcatcctatctatgtctctttgcagcctacaacacccctccacctcatccactactccaccaatcttggtgtcatcagcaaatttactgatccacccttcagccccctcctctaagtcattaataaaaatcacaaagagcagaggaccaagcaccgatccctgcggcactccgctagcaacctgcctccagtccgaaaattttccatccaccaccaccctctgtcttcgatcagacagccagttacctatccaatcggccaactttccctctatcccacacctccttactttcatcataagccgaccatgggggaccttatcaaacgccttactaaaatccatgtatatgacatcaaccgccctaccttcatcaacacacctagttacctcctcaaaaaattctatcaaatttgtgaggcacgatttgcccttcacaaatccgtgctgactatcccggattaatccgcatctttctaaatggtcgtaaatcccatccctaaggaccttttccatcaatttaccaaccaccgaagtcagactaaccggtctataattaccagggtcatttctattccctttcttaaacagaggaacaacattcgccgttctccagtcctctggcaccatccccgtggacagcgaggacccaaagatcaaagccaaaggctctgcaatctcatccctcgcctcccaaagaatcctaggatacatttcatcaggcccaggggacttatcgaccttcagtttattcaaaactgccaatacatcctccctccgaacatctatttcctccagcctattagcctgtaacaccttctcttcctgaaaaacatggcccctctccttggtgaacactgaagaaaagtattcattcatcacctcgcctatctctactgattccatacacaagttcccaccactgtccttgaccggccctaacctcaccctggtcattcttttattcctcacataagagtaaaaagccttggggttttccttgatccgacccaccaaggacttctcatgtcccctcctagctctcctcagcccctttttcagctcgttccttgctaacttgtaaccctcagtcgagccatctgaaccttgtttcctcatccctacataagcttccctcttccttttcacaagacattccacctcttttgtgaaccacggttccctcactcggccatttcctccctgcctgtcagggacatacctatcaaggacacccagtatttgttccttgaaaaagttccacttttcatcagtgcctttccctgacagtttctgttcccatcttatgccccctaattcttgcctaatcgcatcataattacctctcccccaattgtaagccttgccctgccgtccggccctatccctctccattgcaataacaaaagacaccgaattgtggtcactatctccaaagttctctcccacaaccaaatctaacacttggcccggttcatttcccagtaccaaatccaatgtggcctcaccccttgtcggcctatccacatattgtgtcaggaaaccctcctgcacacactgcacaaaaagtgccccatccaaactatttgacctacaaaggttccaatcaatatttggaaagttaaagtcccccatgacaactaccctgtgacccccacacgtatccataatctgcttagcaatttcttcctccacatctctattacaatttgggggcctatagtaaactcctagcaacgtgaccgctcctttcctgtttctaactgcagcccatattacctcagtgtgcatatccccctcaaagtgcttttccgcagccgttaaactatccttgattaacaatgctactcctccacctcttttaccagcttccctacacttactgaaacatctataccccggaacgtccaacaaccattcctgtccttgttctacccacgtctccgtaatggccacaacatcgtagtcccaagtagcaatccacgccccaagttcatccaccttgttccggatgctccttgcattgaagtagacacacttcaacccatcttcctgtctaccggtacccacccttgaccttgataccttccccaatacctcaccaccctcaacactgacttccggactacaactccttttcccactcccctgacaaattagtttaaatccccctgaagagccgtagcaaatttccctcccaggatattggtgcccctctggttcaggtgcaccccgtcctgtttgtagaggtcccaccttccccagaacgtgttccaattatccacgtatctgaaaccctccctcctgcaccatccctgcaaccacatgtttaagtgcgctctctccctgttcctcaactcgctatcacgtggcaccggcaacgtaccagagatgaccacatgttttgtctttgctctcagcttccagccgagctcccgaaattcctgttttaaatccccgtcccttctcttacctatgtcgttggtaccaatgtgtaccacgacttgtgactgtttcccctcccccttaagaatccggaaaacacggtccgagacgtcacggaccctggcatctggtaggcaacaaaccatcctcgagtctcttttgctgccacagaacctcctatctatccctctaactaacgagtccccaataactattgccctcccgctctcctccttaccctcctgagccacagggacggactcagtgccggagatcctctcactgcggctcaccactggtatgtcgtccccctcaaccgtatccaaagcggaatacttattgctaaggggaacgaccacaggggatccctgcaccgactgcttcttcccagcccctctcaccgtcacccatctattttcattcctcggagtaactgtatccctgaagcttctgtctatggccatctctgcatccctaatgatcctaagttcctccaactccagctccagttcccttacacggttttggaggagctgcagatggatgcacttctcacaggtataatcagcagggacagtgacgtcgtccctcacctcgaacatagtgcaagaggaacattgcactgccttcacacccatcccctctagataccttgccagtaccaggtagaaacagcaaaaaatgaattaactcacccctgctgcccaagccctgtgagccaaagccctacagctttcactctgcctcctgctcactctgctgcccgctaacgacgctgcccgctcaaaagtgcggcctacttttaaaccctccaaaaaccttcccagactcctgctgggcccacttcctgttttaaaaaagaacctccgattttttacacaaatttaacttaaaataaataaataaatgtagtgaacaaaccaactgccttctcctcagcctggtcctgtggaacaatgagcttgcgtctctaaatgcctgtagatcctgtctctcaaaataccttccaacaatttacccaccacagatgtgaggctcactggcctgtagttcccaggcttttccctgcagccctttttaaacaaaggcacaaaggGGGTAGTTTCAGGAAGCGGGGTTGTTTCGGGAAGCGGGGGTAGTTTCGGGAAGCGGGGGTAGTTTCGGGAATCGGGAGTAGTTTcgggaagaacatagaacagtacagcacagaacaggcccttcggcccacgatgttgtgccgagctttatctgaaaccaagatcaagctatcccactccctatcatcctggtgtgctccatgtgcctatccaataaccgcttaaatgttcctaaagtgtctgactccactatcgctgcaggcagtccattccacaccccaaccactctctgcataaagaacctacctctgatatccgtcctgtatctcccaccacgaaccctatagttatgcccccttgtaatagctccatccacccgaggaaatagtctttgaacgttcactcgatctatccccttcataattttataaacctctattaagtctcccctcagcctcctccgctccagagagaacagtcctagctccctcaacctttcctcataagacctaccctccaaaccaggcagcatcctggtaaatctcctctgcactctttccagcgcttccacatccttcttatagtgaggtgaccagaactgcacacaatattccaaatgtggtctcaccaaggtcctgtacagttgcagcataaccccacggctcttaaactccaaccccctgttaataaaagctaacacactataggccttcttcacagctctatccacttgactggcaccctttagagatctgtggatatggaccccaagatctctctgttcctccacagtcttcagaaccctacctttgaccctgtaatccacatttaaattagtcctaccaaaatgaatcacctcacatttatcagggttaaactccatttgccatttttcagcccagctttgcatcctatctatgtctctttgcagcctacaacagccctccacctcatccactactccaccaatcttggtgtcatcagcaaatttactgatccacccttcagccccctcctctaagtcattaataaaaatcacaaagagcagaggaccaagcactgatccctgtggcactccgctagcaacctgcctccaatccaaaaattttccatccaccaccaccctctttcttcgatcagacagccagttacctatccaatcggccaactttccctctatcccacacctcctcactttcatcataagccgaccatgggggaccttatcaaacgccttactaaaatccatgcatatgacatcaactgccctaccttcatcaacacacttagttacctcctcaaaaaattcaatcaaatttgtgaggcacgacttgcccttcacgaatccgtgctgactatctcggattaatccgcatctttctaaatggtcgtaaatcccatccctaaggaccctttccatcaatttaccaaccaccgaagtaagactaaccggtctataattaccagggtcatttctattccctttcttaaacagaggaacaacattcgccattctccagtcctctggcaccatccccgtggacagcgaggacccaaagatcaacgccaaaggctctgcaatctcatcccttgcctcccaaagaatcctaggatacatttcatcaggcccaggggacttatcgaccttcagtttattcaaaacctccaagacatcctccctccgaacatctatttcctccagcctattagcctgtaacaccttctcttcctcaaaaacatggcccctctcttggtgaacactgaagaaaagtattcattcatcacctcgcctatctctactgactccatacacaagttcccactactgtccttgaccggccctaacctcaccctggtcattcttttattcctcacataagagtaaaaagccttggggttttccttgatcctacccgccaaggacttctcatgtcccctcctagctctcctaagcccctttttcagctcattccttgctaacttgtaaccctcaatcgagccatctgaaccttgtttcctcatccctacataagcttccctcttccttttcacaagacattccacctcttttgtgaaccatggttccctcactcggccatttcctccctgcctgacaggaacatacctatcaaggacatccagtatttgttccttgaaaaaattccacttttcattagttcctttctctgacagtttctgttcccaacttatgccccctaattcttgcctaatcgcatcataattacccctcccccaattgtaaaccttgccctgccgtacggccctatccctctccattgcaataacaaaagacaccgaattgtggtcactatctccaaagtgctctcccacaaccaaatctaacacttggcccggttcatttcccagtaccaaatccaatgtggcctcacctcttgtcggcctatccacatattgtgtcaggaaaccctcctgcacacactgcacaaaaactgccccatccgaactatttgacctacaaaggctccaatcaatatttggatttaaaaaaaaacccaaagatTTATTTAAAGTACTTAACCAGAATATACAAAGTAGTGGTCAAGCATGAACTAATGAGGTATACAAATTTAACCTTGTTCAATATGGAAAAAATGATACTACTCAAtcaaattacttttttaaaaccACATACTGGGtttttaagcacaggttacaatGAGTTCAAACATAAATTTACAAATTGAACCTGTCAATTTTTGCTGGAAGTTTTTTTCTGCACCACAAACAATATCAAACGGTGACAAATTGTGGAGCTTGAAGAATGTTAAATTTTTTTTGTTACATTTTTGTATTTTTGTACAGAATAGAAGACCAGGtttatctccccccccaccccgttaaCAAGACCTATATCTTTGGTCTTCATTGCATAAGAAGCTCTACCctaaacacaatttacaaaaagaaaaaagggcagttatttattttcttttcttGAAATAAGAACATGGTCAGTCAACTGTAAAGCATGTGCTTCTAAAATGTACAAATCCAAGTTCTAAACCCATTTCAAAACAGACCACAAAACATTTATTACAGCATTCAAACCCATTACAAATGTGGTTGTACAAAGACCATATAATAAATAACTTCATAAAAAACAAATCTTCCCCAGAGCAATGCCTTGGACAGGTGTTACAGGAACCAGTTGTACAGCACAATATAAAACCCACACTCTGCAAATGTACATTTAAAGAAAAGCACAATCTCTACAATGTGAACCTGACCACACCATCAAGATATAAAAATTCAAAAGGAATGCTTAAGCTTCTGCCTTTGCCTTGGGTTCTGTCGACTCTCCATTTTCTGACTTTGGCCTCTTCTTTTCAACGTCATCCTGCTCCTCAGCTGGACGCTTCACTGCATGTCCACCTGCATCCTCATCTTCCTCAGCACCCTCTTCCTCTTCACCATCTTCCTCTTCACCCTCTTCCTCTTCACCATCTTCCTCTTCACCATCTTCCTCTTCACCATCTTCCTCAGCACCCTCTTCCTCTTCACCATCTTCCTCTTCACCATCTTCCTCTTCACCATCTTCCTCAGCACCCTCTTCCTCTTCACCTTCACCCTCAGCATTTTCTTct
The sequence above is drawn from the Mustelus asterias chromosome 10, sMusAst1.hap1.1, whole genome shotgun sequence genome and encodes:
- the LOC144500114 gene encoding uncharacterized protein LOC144500114 isoform X1, with the translated sequence MADTVVDTTNEVTSKDRKEKVVETEQKENGSGDAPNGTEEENGAEHTDENAEEVEEGEEEENAEGEGEEEEGAEEDGEEEDGEEEDGEEEEGAEEDGEEEDGEEEDGEEEEGEEEDGEEEEGAEEDEDAGGHAVKRPAEEQDDVEKKRPKSENGESTEPKAKAEA
- the LOC144500114 gene encoding uncharacterized protein LOC144500114 isoform X2, producing the protein MADTVVDTTNEVTSKDRKEKVVETEQKENGSGDAPNGTEEENGAEHTDENAEEVEEGEEEENAEGEGEEEEGAEEDGEEEDDGEEEEGEEEDGEEEEGAEEDEDAGGHAVKRPAEEQDDVEKKRPKSENGESTEPKAKAEA